The Blastocatellia bacterium genome has a segment encoding these proteins:
- a CDS encoding nucleotide sugar dehydrogenase — protein sequence MSSRQRESSQELAAKIETTSAQIAVIGLGYVGLPLAVAFAEAGFSVTGIDVDVDRVEQARAGKSYISDVIPERLDAVVRAGRFHATADFTPLARADVVLICVPTPMNKSREPDISYIRLAAAQTQHYLHHGQLVILESTTYPGTTEEMLLPLFEQTGLKLDEDFFLAYSPERIDPGNTVYLLRDIPKIVGGVSRTSGDLAEQLYRRIVTTVHRVSSARVAEAAKLLENTFRAVNIALANEFALLCRALSMDVWEVISAAATKPFGFMPFYPGPGIGGHCIPVDPSYLTWKARLHGFEPRLIGVAQEINSFMPHYVVDMVAEALNGQGKPVNGSHVLVLGVAYKRNVADVRESPALAIIEGLLRRGARVSYADPYIPQVTVNTTVLTSIELSDELLQAADCILIHTDHSAFDYRRVVERARVVVDVRNATRDLGNCANVIRL from the coding sequence ATGAGCAGCCGTCAACGGGAATCGTCTCAAGAACTGGCCGCAAAGATCGAGACAACGAGCGCACAGATCGCCGTTATCGGGCTGGGGTATGTGGGATTGCCGCTGGCGGTGGCATTTGCAGAGGCGGGTTTTTCCGTCACGGGAATTGATGTGGATGTGGATCGGGTTGAACAGGCGAGGGCAGGGAAGAGCTACATTTCGGACGTCATCCCCGAACGCCTGGACGCTGTGGTACGGGCAGGGCGGTTTCATGCCACGGCTGATTTTACTCCACTGGCCCGGGCCGATGTGGTGCTCATCTGCGTTCCCACGCCGATGAATAAATCGCGCGAGCCCGATATCTCCTACATCCGGCTCGCGGCCGCTCAAACGCAGCACTATCTTCATCACGGTCAGCTCGTGATCCTCGAGAGCACGACCTATCCCGGAACCACCGAGGAAATGTTGCTGCCGCTGTTCGAGCAAACGGGATTGAAACTGGATGAGGATTTCTTCCTCGCCTATTCCCCGGAACGGATTGATCCGGGCAATACGGTTTACCTGTTGCGGGACATTCCCAAGATCGTCGGCGGAGTGAGTCGCACCAGTGGCGACCTGGCCGAACAGCTTTATCGTCGGATTGTGACGACCGTCCATCGCGTGTCGTCGGCTCGTGTCGCTGAGGCGGCCAAGCTTCTGGAGAACACCTTCCGCGCCGTCAATATTGCTCTGGCCAATGAATTCGCGTTGCTGTGTCGTGCTCTCTCGATGGATGTGTGGGAAGTGATCTCGGCGGCGGCCACCAAGCCCTTCGGCTTCATGCCGTTTTATCCGGGGCCGGGCATCGGTGGCCATTGCATTCCGGTGGATCCGAGCTATCTCACCTGGAAGGCGCGACTCCACGGATTTGAACCCCGGCTGATCGGCGTCGCCCAGGAGATCAATTCCTTCATGCCCCATTACGTGGTTGATATGGTCGCGGAGGCGCTCAACGGGCAGGGGAAGCCCGTCAACGGCTCGCACGTGCTTGTGCTCGGCGTGGCCTACAAGCGCAACGTGGCCGATGTCCGAGAATCACCCGCACTGGCCATCATAGAAGGGCTGCTGCGTCGGGGAGCGCGGGTGTCGTATGCCGACCCTTACATCCCCCAGGTCACCGTCAACACAACGGTGCTGACCTCTATCGAACTGTCGGACGAACTTCTTCAGGCGGCCGATTGCATTCTCATCCATACCGATCACTCGGCGTTCGACTACCGTCGTGTCGTTGAGCGCGCGCGGGTCGTCGTGGATGTGCGCAACGCTACTCGCGATCTCGGAAATTGTGCGAACGTGATTCGATTATGA
- a CDS encoding AccI family restriction endonuclease, translated as MGINIMTFADRNSCRGGSFFEAALAVPAEEIEFLFSERILLPWAEHILNPRRLRGSDFLMRWSQGRWSEELVVQAVNKTRRYFALPYGPSGTAPKGDVREFELYFERLEKASLGKMKRPDLLIFRTADRVEIEKLVGDLGGLKELPFTGENDPRMVKILALAVVAAECENSLWIAKKMPDYGKVLTPQRRLAGKLGLKKNAITPTIVLKHEDREPLREWQKTHGIPVHIWHLFYDLAFGISLDDAERLIREGYIEGTRQVFQAPGGATTQKIIYKIYYQHAFCLGEVVETPRLVAASITDDNGHILPYVRFEGGRLDLSSQALDVLKRLAQRNPEQRR; from the coding sequence ATGGGAATTAATATAATGACCTTCGCAGACAGGAATAGCTGTAGGGGCGGATCCTTCTTTGAGGCTGCGCTGGCTGTCCCCGCGGAGGAGATCGAGTTCCTCTTCTCAGAAAGGATCCTTCTTCCATGGGCAGAGCATATCCTGAATCCCAGGCGGCTTCGCGGCAGCGACTTCTTGATGCGTTGGTCGCAAGGCCGGTGGAGTGAAGAGCTGGTCGTGCAAGCTGTGAACAAAACCCGCCGATATTTCGCCTTGCCGTATGGTCCAAGCGGGACGGCTCCGAAAGGCGATGTCCGAGAGTTCGAGCTTTACTTTGAGCGTCTGGAGAAGGCAAGCCTCGGGAAGATGAAGCGGCCGGATTTACTGATATTCCGCACAGCCGACAGGGTCGAGATCGAGAAGCTCGTAGGCGATCTAGGCGGTCTGAAGGAGCTTCCGTTCACGGGCGAAAACGATCCACGTATGGTCAAAATTCTTGCTCTTGCGGTTGTGGCGGCGGAATGCGAAAACAGCTTGTGGATAGCGAAAAAGATGCCCGACTACGGGAAGGTCCTAACACCACAGCGGAGGCTTGCGGGAAAGTTAGGGTTGAAGAAAAATGCCATTACTCCTACAATTGTTTTGAAACATGAGGACCGAGAACCATTGAGGGAGTGGCAGAAAACTCACGGGATTCCTGTACATATTTGGCACCTTTTCTACGACCTGGCTTTTGGGATCTCCCTCGATGATGCCGAACGACTTATTAGGGAGGGCTACATTGAGGGAACGAGGCAAGTATTTCAAGCACCTGGGGGTGCCACAACGCAGAAAATCATCTACAAAATCTACTACCAACACGCCTTTTGTTTGGGCGAAGTCGTCGAGACACCGCGACTGGTCGCTGCAAGCATCACCGACGACAACGGTCATATCCTACCCTACGTTAGATTCGAAGGCGGAAGGCTCGATTTGTCGTCTCAGGCCCTCGACGTCTTAAAAAGGCTTGCGCAGAGGAATCCGGAGCAGCGCCGATGA
- a CDS encoding N-6 DNA methylase has translation MMRAQQKFPPSGPEREALRERGQFWTPDWIAEAMVGYVLAGGSDTIFDPAVGAGAFFRAAKVVSRQLGRTCKLMGTEVDEEALKEAQASGLSESDLALVELRDFVLNPPAGPFEAIVANPPYIRHHRLTQTLKGQLRDLGKKIIGQSLDGRAGLHVYFLLRALELLEPERGRLAFIISADICEGVFASILWDWISRRYRIEAVVTFAPEASPFQGVDTNPIILMIRRTAPAPHLLWARCTEPGTAELKRWTLSGLRYRPTSSLEVFVRKLDEALATGLSRSPREAGLNGPRLGDFASVLRGIATGANEFFFLTRKQGEALGIPDEFLRKAIGRTRDVPGSVVDERLLAELEALGRPTLLFCPDGRRLDQFPPAVRRYLEEGERKGLPRRPLLATRRPWYKMEVRKAPPILFAYLGRRHSRFVRNLAGVIPLTGFLCVYPRSDDPAFLEKLWSVLSHPATLENLTFVGKSYGSGCIKVEPRALERLILPEDVVRKSGLTIPRRSVQEVLPLQWVPRIGG, from the coding sequence ATGATGAGAGCACAACAGAAGTTCCCTCCAAGCGGTCCTGAGCGCGAAGCGCTGAGGGAAAGGGGGCAGTTTTGGACCCCTGATTGGATCGCCGAGGCAATGGTCGGTTATGTTCTTGCAGGCGGAAGCGACACCATCTTTGATCCTGCTGTCGGCGCAGGTGCCTTTTTCCGGGCAGCAAAAGTGGTCAGCCGACAACTTGGGCGAACGTGCAAGCTTATGGGCACAGAGGTGGATGAAGAGGCGCTTAAAGAGGCGCAGGCCAGCGGCCTATCCGAAAGTGACCTGGCCCTGGTGGAGCTTAGGGACTTCGTACTGAATCCCCCGGCAGGTCCATTTGAAGCGATTGTTGCTAATCCGCCTTACATCCGGCATCACCGTCTTACGCAAACGCTTAAGGGACAGTTGCGCGACCTTGGCAAGAAAATCATCGGCCAGTCACTGGACGGGCGGGCTGGGCTTCATGTCTACTTCCTGCTCCGCGCGCTTGAGCTTCTTGAGCCCGAACGAGGACGACTGGCCTTCATCATATCGGCAGATATTTGTGAAGGCGTGTTTGCCTCAATTCTCTGGGATTGGATCAGCCGACGCTACCGGATTGAGGCGGTGGTGACTTTCGCCCCAGAGGCGTCCCCTTTCCAGGGGGTGGATACGAATCCCATCATCCTGATGATTCGCCGGACGGCTCCGGCGCCGCATCTTCTATGGGCTCGTTGCACGGAACCGGGGACCGCCGAGCTGAAGCGCTGGACCCTCTCCGGGCTGCGCTACCGGCCGACCAGCAGCTTGGAGGTTTTCGTGCGCAAGCTCGATGAGGCTCTGGCGACGGGGCTGTCGCGGTCTCCGCGCGAGGCGGGCCTCAATGGGCCACGGCTTGGAGATTTCGCCAGTGTTCTTCGAGGCATCGCCACGGGCGCCAATGAATTCTTCTTCCTTACCCGCAAGCAGGGCGAAGCGCTGGGGATTCCGGATGAATTTCTCCGTAAGGCCATCGGCCGAACCCGCGATGTGCCGGGCAGTGTAGTGGACGAGAGATTGCTCGCCGAACTTGAAGCCTTGGGTCGGCCAACGTTGCTTTTCTGCCCGGATGGTCGCAGGCTCGATCAATTTCCTCCCGCTGTGCGGCGGTATCTCGAGGAGGGAGAGAGGAAAGGGCTTCCCAGGCGGCCACTTTTGGCAACCCGTCGGCCCTGGTACAAGATGGAAGTAAGAAAGGCTCCGCCGATCCTTTTTGCCTACCTCGGTCGCAGGCATTCGAGATTCGTGAGAAACCTTGCCGGTGTAATACCACTGACGGGCTTTCTGTGCGTGTACCCTCGGTCTGATGACCCGGCGTTTCTGGAAAAACTGTGGTCCGTACTGAGTCACCCCGCGACGTTGGAGAACTTAACTTTCGTGGGCAAGTCCTACGGGTCGGGCTGCATTAAGGTTGAACCCCGAGCGCTCGAACGCCTCATTTTGCCGGAGGATGTTGTCAGGAAGTCTGGACTGACGATACCACGGCGCAGTGTCCAAGAAGTCCTACCACTGCAATGGGTGCCGCGCATTGGAGGCTGA
- a CDS encoding type I restriction-modification system subunit M N-terminal domain-containing protein, whose protein sequence is MNIRLSAQSNRGGATVGYEAELWRMADALRGSMDAAEYKHVVLRPIFLKGGELPTCLSIACRNPAKMNLAIRGIDGGTEQHDAFPGDRFPDLEADYVLANAPFNRKEWGGERLLAGTGSDGN, encoded by the coding sequence ATGAACATCCGATTGTCAGCACAATCAAATAGGGGTGGTGCCACCGTCGGCTACGAGGCGGAACTGTGGCGCATGGCCGACGCCCTGCGCGGCTCGATGGACGCCGCCGAGTACAAACACGTCGTCCTCCGTCCAATCTTTCTCAAAGGAGGCGAATTGCCGACCTGTCTCTCCATCGCCTGCCGGAATCCAGCCAAGATGAACCTGGCGATTCGGGGAATTGACGGCGGCACTGAGCAGCACGACGCCTTCCCAGGCGACCGCTTCCCCGACCTCGAAGCTGATTACGTCCTGGCCAACGCACCCTTCAATAGGAAGGAGTGGGGCGGCGAGCGGCTGTTAGCGGGCACAGGGAGCGATGGGAATTAA
- a CDS encoding Fic family protein encodes MRRGLTGRYEISNVGGETIRAFIPYPLPPKPPLQFDTQRQQLLERATVALGRLDSVTLLLPEPHLFLYAYVRREAVLSSQIEGTQSSLAQLLLFELEEAPGAPLDDVIEVSNYVAALEHGLKRLKEGFPLSNRLIREMHAILLSRGRGSERSPGEFRRTQNWIGGTRPGNAHFVPPPPHYVEDCMAQLERFLHPEGNPYPALVKAALAHAQFETIHPFLDGNGRIGRLLIAFILHHDRLLSQPLLYLSLYFKQHRAEYYRLLDLVRTEGDWESWLDFFLEGVEQTATNAVVTARRLLALFRQDEQAIQGSRRAASTALRVFRVLCERPLVTVNQVCARTQLSFPAAARALEILASLNIVREITGQRRNRVFAYQKYLEILSEGTEISDDRRRDRS; translated from the coding sequence ATGCGGCGTGGCTTGACGGGACGTTATGAGATAAGCAATGTGGGCGGCGAGACCATCCGGGCATTCATTCCTTATCCGCTCCCGCCGAAACCGCCGCTTCAATTTGACACTCAGCGTCAACAACTGCTAGAACGCGCAACCGTAGCCTTAGGTCGGTTAGATAGCGTGACCTTGCTTTTGCCCGAACCTCATCTATTTCTCTATGCCTATGTGCGCCGAGAGGCAGTTTTATCTTCGCAAATTGAAGGGACTCAATCTTCATTAGCGCAGTTGCTGCTCTTCGAGCTGGAAGAAGCGCCGGGAGCGCCTCTTGATGATGTGATCGAGGTATCCAATTACGTGGCTGCCCTTGAGCATGGTCTCAAAAGGCTTAAGGAAGGCTTTCCGCTTTCGAATCGGCTTATTCGCGAGATGCACGCGATCTTGCTCTCCAGGGGGCGTGGAAGTGAAAGATCGCCGGGGGAATTCCGCCGTACTCAAAACTGGATTGGAGGAACCCGGCCTGGGAATGCCCACTTCGTGCCCCCTCCTCCGCATTACGTAGAAGATTGCATGGCCCAACTGGAGCGATTCCTTCATCCAGAAGGCAATCCATATCCTGCTCTGGTGAAAGCTGCGCTGGCACATGCGCAATTTGAAACCATTCATCCTTTTCTCGATGGCAACGGGCGCATTGGACGGCTTTTGATTGCATTTATTCTTCACCACGACCGGCTGTTGTCTCAACCCTTGCTGTACCTCAGCCTTTATTTTAAGCAGCACCGCGCCGAGTATTATCGTCTCCTCGATCTTGTGCGTACCGAGGGCGATTGGGAAAGCTGGTTGGATTTTTTCCTGGAGGGCGTGGAGCAAACGGCAACCAACGCCGTCGTAACCGCCCGACGCCTGCTGGCGCTTTTCCGGCAGGACGAACAAGCCATTCAAGGCTCACGGCGAGCAGCTTCTACGGCTTTGCGCGTGTTTCGGGTGCTCTGCGAACGCCCACTGGTGACTGTGAACCAGGTCTGTGCGCGTACTCAGCTCTCTTTTCCTGCCGCTGCGCGCGCCCTGGAGATATTGGCAAGCCTGAACATCGTCCGCGAGATCACTGGTCAGCGTCGCAATCGCGTGTTTGCCTATCAGAAGTACCTGGAGATTCTGAGCGAAGGGACCGAAATAAGTGACGACAGACGAAGGGATCGGAGTTGA